From the genome of Candidatus Microthrix subdominans, one region includes:
- a CDS encoding HAMP domain-containing protein gives MTRRLLLGYLVVTLVVLLVLEIPLAFFYSQREQERFTAAAERDAVVLASYYEDVLDGGAPIDPTQAERYAARTQSRVVVTDSEGISVLDTDAAVGRNFSTRPEVAQALAGERASGIRQSKTLNTDLLYVAVPVASGGSVHGMLRLTVDAHEVTERIRGFWLSLVAMAAVVLGAVAVIGWAVARSVTRPLRELQASASRFADGDLSVAPVHPDAPAEIAALADTMGVMATRLDGLLSAQRAFVSDASHQLRSPLTALRLRLENLSAELGEGTQGAEVEAAIDETRRLADLVSDLLKLARADQPPPAERTDVAAIAADRIDTWSAVADGVDVTLRLDRPDGALWASAVPGSVEQILDNLLDNALQVSPAGQEVTVTLERAGDRVRLRVADRGLGLNDAQKARALERFWRGAQTTPGTGLGLPIAVGLTEASGGGLSLADRPGGGLLVELWLPCSA, from the coding sequence ATGACCCGACGGCTGCTGTTGGGGTATCTCGTCGTCACCTTGGTGGTACTCCTGGTGCTGGAGATCCCCCTCGCCTTCTTCTATTCGCAACGCGAGCAGGAGCGCTTCACTGCCGCCGCCGAGCGCGACGCCGTGGTGCTCGCCTCGTACTACGAGGACGTTCTGGATGGCGGCGCCCCGATCGATCCCACCCAGGCCGAGCGCTACGCCGCCCGGACCCAGTCACGCGTGGTGGTCACCGACAGCGAGGGCATCTCGGTGTTGGACACCGATGCGGCGGTGGGGCGCAACTTTTCCACCCGGCCGGAGGTGGCCCAGGCGCTCGCCGGTGAGCGGGCATCGGGCATCCGCCAGTCCAAGACGCTTAACACCGACCTGTTGTACGTGGCGGTGCCCGTCGCGTCCGGAGGCAGCGTGCACGGGATGCTGCGTCTGACGGTGGACGCCCACGAGGTGACCGAGCGGATCCGTGGCTTCTGGCTGTCCCTAGTGGCCATGGCCGCCGTGGTGCTGGGGGCAGTGGCGGTGATCGGTTGGGCCGTGGCCCGCTCGGTCACCAGGCCGCTTCGTGAGTTGCAGGCCTCGGCCAGCCGGTTCGCCGACGGCGACCTGAGCGTGGCGCCGGTCCACCCCGACGCGCCCGCGGAGATCGCCGCCCTGGCCGACACGATGGGGGTCATGGCGACCCGCCTCGACGGGTTGCTGAGCGCCCAACGGGCCTTCGTCAGCGACGCCTCCCACCAGCTGCGCTCGCCGTTGACCGCCCTGCGGCTGCGCCTCGAAAATCTGTCGGCCGAGCTGGGGGAGGGGACACAGGGCGCCGAGGTGGAGGCGGCGATCGACGAGACCCGCCGCCTCGCCGACCTGGTGAGCGACCTGTTGAAGCTGGCCCGCGCCGATCAGCCGCCGCCTGCAGAGCGCACCGACGTGGCCGCCATCGCCGCCGACCGCATCGATACGTGGTCGGCGGTCGCCGACGGCGTCGACGTGACACTTCGCCTCGATCGTCCCGACGGGGCACTGTGGGCCTCTGCGGTGCCCGGCTCGGTCGAGCAGATCCTCGACAACCTGCTGGACAATGCGCTCCAGGTCAGTCCGGCCGGCCAAGAGGTGACCGTGACGTTGGAGCGGGCCGGCGATCGGGTGCGGCTCAGAGTGGCCGACCGGGGCCTTGGGTTGAACGACGCGCAAAAGGCCCGGGCACTCGAGCGGTTCTGGAGGGGTGCCCAAACCACACCGGGAACCGGCCTGGGGTTGCCGATCGCCGTGGGCTTGACCGAGGCCTCGGGTGGCGGGCTCAGCCTCGCCGATCGGCCCGGTGGGGGCCTGCTGGTGGAGCTGTGGCTGCCCTGCTCTGCGTGA
- a CDS encoding type II toxin-antitoxin system YoeB family toxin — translation MSIELFELGTSPQARRTLAGRLPHDVALAAAEFITGPLLDNPRRVGKPLRGEMSGIYSARLGREWRILYEINEHRRAVVALDIRHRPVAYRRN, via the coding sequence GTGAGTATCGAACTCTTCGAGCTTGGTACCTCGCCGCAGGCTCGGCGGACGTTGGCCGGCCGACTCCCGCATGACGTTGCGCTCGCCGCCGCCGAGTTCATCACCGGACCGCTTCTCGATAATCCGCGAAGGGTCGGCAAACCCCTTCGCGGTGAGATGAGCGGCATCTACAGCGCTCGGCTGGGGAGGGAATGGCGCATCCTGTATGAGATCAACGAACACCGGCGGGCGGTCGTCGCGCTGGACATCCGGCATCGACCGGTCGCGTACCGCCGCAACTGA
- a CDS encoding DEAD/DEAH box helicase family protein yields MVPADPADYLAPENKARIRIDQMLKRAGWVVQDYKNVNLYAGEGVAVRELVTNAGPADYVLFLNRQAVGVIEAKKQGTTLAGVEWQTVKYQSSIPDALPAHLTGSGHLPFGYESTGDETWFTCRFDPEPTARRVFWFHRPNTLADMVEADVEGLGGSLRATVHDIEPLPPKEQTPWLRDAQHDAITNLERSLQENRPRALIQMATGSGKTFAAANIAERLITQGGAKRILFLVDRANLGKQTLKEFQGFDVPGTGRKFSELYNVQRLSSNTVDPVSKVCISTIQRVYSILRGDDTFEEELDEHSTFDNEPQRTIEVDYNEHLPIEAFDVIIIDECHRSIYGVWRQVLEYFDAFLIGLTATPGKQTFGFFNQNLVMEYGFPQAVADGVNVDFDVFRLSTAITEAGSTIEGDQGYVTTFRNRETRQERLEAVDEDLTYDQHALDRKVVSKDQIRTVVRAFRDNLPAMFPDRKVDAQGRLVNIPKTLVFAKDDSHAEDIVRIAREEFGKGNDIIAKITYKSSDGNKPEDLLAAFRTSYNPRIAVTVDMIATGTDVKPIEAVLFMRMVRSRNFFEQMKGRGVRTIDADALQAVTPDAVTKDRFVLIDAVGVTETKLSDSTPLERKRGVSLAKLLHQARLGHVSEDLVSSLASRLTRLDGRIAADDRERLEEIAGSSLSDLAHQMVDAIDPDRQLAEVQMDSGAAAPDEAAVEATKKKMFEQALLPIASNPELCDELENVQRSVEQMIDEISKDTITRADFVIDAESRAKQTVESFRQYLEDNQDEITGLQVYFSKPYAQRPTYADIKALADAISKPPHSWTAEKLWDAYETLDDSKVRGSAGTVLTNLVSLVRFALGVDDQLEPWPQRVQERFDAWMLQQLQDGRTFTEGQTEWLGLIRDHLAASLSIDLVELQDPPFSQHGGLFKARELFGNDLDSILVDLTKALAA; encoded by the coding sequence ATGGTTCCCGCCGACCCAGCCGACTACCTCGCCCCCGAGAATAAGGCTCGCATTCGCATCGACCAGATGCTCAAGCGCGCCGGTTGGGTGGTCCAGGACTACAAAAATGTCAACCTGTACGCGGGCGAAGGCGTGGCGGTTCGAGAGTTGGTCACCAACGCCGGTCCCGCCGACTACGTCCTGTTCTTGAATCGCCAGGCGGTCGGGGTAATCGAGGCCAAGAAGCAGGGCACCACGCTGGCCGGGGTCGAGTGGCAGACGGTCAAGTACCAGTCGAGCATTCCCGACGCGTTGCCGGCCCACCTCACCGGGAGCGGGCACCTCCCATTCGGATATGAATCAACCGGCGACGAAACGTGGTTCACGTGTCGGTTCGATCCCGAACCGACAGCCCGCCGTGTGTTCTGGTTTCACCGGCCCAACACCCTCGCCGACATGGTGGAAGCCGACGTTGAAGGCCTTGGCGGGTCGCTGCGAGCGACGGTCCACGACATCGAACCCTTGCCGCCCAAGGAGCAGACGCCCTGGCTACGGGACGCGCAGCACGATGCCATCACCAACCTTGAGCGCTCACTGCAAGAGAACCGGCCCCGGGCACTGATCCAGATGGCGACCGGTTCGGGCAAGACGTTCGCCGCCGCCAACATCGCTGAGCGCCTCATCACCCAGGGCGGCGCCAAGCGCATCCTGTTCTTGGTCGACCGCGCCAACCTCGGCAAGCAGACCCTCAAGGAGTTCCAAGGCTTCGACGTGCCCGGAACGGGCCGGAAGTTCAGCGAGCTCTACAACGTGCAACGACTGTCATCGAACACCGTCGACCCGGTGTCCAAGGTGTGCATCAGCACCATCCAGCGGGTGTACTCCATCCTCCGTGGCGACGACACTTTCGAGGAGGAGCTCGACGAACACTCCACGTTCGACAACGAACCGCAGCGCACCATTGAGGTCGACTACAACGAACACCTGCCCATCGAGGCCTTCGATGTGATCATTATCGACGAGTGCCACCGCTCGATCTATGGGGTGTGGCGCCAGGTGCTCGAGTACTTCGATGCCTTCCTCATCGGGCTGACCGCCACGCCCGGCAAGCAGACGTTTGGCTTCTTCAACCAGAACCTGGTGATGGAGTACGGCTTCCCCCAGGCGGTCGCCGACGGGGTCAACGTCGACTTCGACGTCTTCCGTCTCTCAACGGCCATCACCGAGGCCGGCTCCACCATCGAGGGGGACCAGGGATACGTCACCACGTTCCGCAACCGCGAAACCCGCCAGGAGCGGCTGGAAGCGGTCGACGAGGACCTCACCTACGACCAACATGCGCTCGACCGAAAGGTCGTGTCCAAGGATCAGATCCGCACCGTGGTCCGGGCGTTCCGCGACAACCTGCCCGCCATGTTTCCCGATCGGAAGGTCGACGCCCAAGGGCGTCTGGTCAACATTCCCAAGACGCTGGTCTTCGCCAAGGACGACTCGCACGCCGAGGACATCGTGCGCATCGCCCGTGAGGAGTTCGGCAAGGGCAACGACATCATCGCCAAGATCACCTACAAGTCCTCCGACGGCAACAAGCCCGAGGACCTGCTCGCTGCGTTCCGCACCAGCTACAACCCGCGCATTGCGGTCACCGTCGACATGATCGCCACCGGCACCGACGTGAAACCGATCGAGGCGGTGCTGTTCATGCGCATGGTGCGGTCCCGCAACTTCTTCGAGCAGATGAAGGGCCGGGGTGTCCGCACCATCGACGCCGACGCACTCCAGGCGGTCACCCCGGATGCAGTCACCAAGGACCGGTTCGTGCTGATCGACGCCGTCGGCGTCACCGAGACGAAGCTCAGCGACTCCACCCCGTTGGAACGCAAGCGAGGCGTGTCGCTGGCCAAGCTGCTGCATCAGGCCCGGCTGGGTCACGTCAGCGAGGACCTGGTGTCGTCGCTCGCCTCACGGCTGACCCGCCTCGACGGACGGATCGCAGCCGACGACCGAGAGCGGTTGGAGGAGATCGCCGGCAGTTCCCTCAGCGATCTGGCCCATCAGATGGTTGACGCGATCGACCCCGACCGGCAGCTGGCCGAGGTCCAGATGGACAGCGGCGCCGCGGCGCCGGACGAAGCCGCGGTTGAGGCCACCAAGAAGAAGATGTTCGAGCAGGCCCTCCTGCCGATCGCCTCCAACCCCGAGTTGTGCGACGAGTTGGAGAACGTGCAGCGCAGCGTCGAGCAGATGATCGACGAGATCAGCAAGGACACCATCACCCGGGCCGATTTCGTCATCGACGCCGAGTCTCGGGCGAAGCAGACCGTCGAGTCGTTCCGTCAGTACCTGGAGGACAATCAGGACGAGATCACCGGGTTGCAGGTGTACTTCTCCAAGCCGTATGCCCAGCGGCCGACCTACGCCGACATCAAGGCCTTGGCCGACGCCATCAGCAAACCCCCGCATAGCTGGACCGCCGAGAAGCTCTGGGATGCCTACGAAACGTTGGATGATTCGAAGGTCCGCGGCTCAGCCGGAACTGTGTTGACCAACCTGGTGTCGCTCGTTCGCTTCGCCCTCGGTGTCGACGACCAGTTGGAGCCGTGGCCACAGCGGGTGCAAGAGCGCTTCGACGCTTGGATGCTCCAACAGCTACAGGACGGTCGCACCTTCACGGAGGGCCAGACAGAGTGGCTCGGACTCATCCGCGATCACCTCGCCGCCAGCTTGAGTATCGATTTGGTCGAGTTGCAGGATCCGCCGTTCAGCCAACACGGCGGCCTGTTCAAGGCGAGAGAACTGTTCGGAAACGACCTCGACAGCATCCTCGTCGACCTCACCAAAGCCCTCGCCGCATGA
- a CDS encoding restriction endonuclease subunit S yields MSDLPEGWAWSTVADVLANGFFADGDWVETKDQDPDGEIRLLQLADVGDGFFRDRSSRFVNVEAAERLTVKPVEPGDVLVARMPAPLGRACIAPDLGQPAITVVDVCILRPDAGIDRRWLMWALNSPVTRAEVAGLATGTTRKRISRRNLATIRLPVPPLPEQRRIVAAIEEHFSRLDAAEASLAAADRRTAVLAATEVDLAFANLTDRAPLGDLAEVRGGIQKQPKRKPATNPRPFLRVANVKRNQLELSDVHEIELFDGEIDRFRLSEGDLLVVEGNGSPDQIGRSAIWSGEIADCVHQNHLIRVRPGEELDSRFLNAFWNSPANAQQLVAIASSTSGLYTLSTSKLNKVMIPVASLVIQAQVADRLDELHQRVNRLRHQIDTARQRSVAMRRAILTNAFSGLLAPQDPTDEPAAVLLERIAAERATTKPAPRKKAAAADG; encoded by the coding sequence ATGAGCGACCTGCCCGAAGGCTGGGCGTGGTCCACCGTTGCCGACGTTCTCGCGAACGGATTCTTCGCCGACGGCGATTGGGTCGAGACTAAAGACCAAGACCCTGATGGTGAGATTCGGCTTCTCCAACTTGCGGACGTTGGTGACGGCTTTTTCCGAGATCGGTCGAGTCGATTCGTCAACGTGGAAGCGGCGGAACGGCTGACAGTCAAGCCAGTTGAGCCCGGCGATGTACTTGTTGCCCGCATGCCTGCTCCGTTGGGACGAGCTTGTATCGCGCCAGACCTGGGTCAGCCGGCGATCACAGTCGTGGACGTTTGTATTTTGAGGCCAGATGCGGGGATCGATCGGCGCTGGTTGATGTGGGCATTGAATTCACCAGTAACCAGGGCGGAGGTTGCCGGGCTCGCAACGGGCACAACGCGAAAGCGGATCTCTCGGAGGAACCTGGCGACGATCCGACTGCCGGTCCCTCCGCTCCCCGAACAACGACGGATCGTGGCAGCGATCGAAGAGCACTTCTCCCGCCTCGACGCCGCCGAGGCCTCGCTGGCAGCTGCAGACCGGCGGACTGCGGTTCTCGCCGCCACCGAGGTCGATCTCGCCTTTGCGAACCTGACCGACCGAGCACCGCTGGGTGACTTGGCCGAGGTCCGAGGTGGCATTCAGAAACAGCCCAAGCGGAAGCCAGCGACGAATCCGCGCCCTTTCCTTCGAGTTGCGAACGTCAAGCGAAACCAACTTGAGCTCAGCGATGTGCACGAGATCGAGCTTTTCGATGGCGAAATCGACAGGTTCCGTTTGTCGGAGGGCGACCTGCTGGTGGTGGAAGGCAACGGCAGCCCTGATCAGATCGGACGGAGCGCAATCTGGTCTGGGGAGATTGCGGATTGTGTCCACCAAAACCACCTCATTCGAGTCCGACCCGGTGAGGAGCTCGATTCCCGTTTCCTGAACGCTTTTTGGAATAGCCCGGCTAACGCTCAGCAGCTTGTAGCCATTGCGAGCTCAACGTCGGGCCTCTACACCCTCAGTACCTCGAAGCTGAACAAGGTCATGATTCCGGTCGCCAGCTTGGTGATCCAAGCACAGGTTGCCGATCGCCTTGATGAGCTGCACCAGCGAGTCAATCGACTCCGACATCAGATTGACACCGCTCGGCAACGTTCTGTTGCCATGCGGCGGGCAATCCTCACCAATGCATTCTCAGGCCTACTGGCACCGCAAGACCCAACGGACGAACCGGCGGCGGTGTTGCTCGAACGCATTGCTGCCGAGCGGGCAACGACGAAACCGGCACCTCGTAAGAAGGCTGCAGCGGCCGATGGCTGA
- a CDS encoding phage Gp37/Gp68 family protein produces MAESSIEWTDATWNPTTGCDQTSPGCDNCYALTMAARLKAMGQAKYQVDGGPRTSGSGFALTIHPDTLSIPLRWSKPRMIFVNSMSDLFHRDVPVTFIRDVFAVMAETPRHTYQLLTKRSKRLGQLADVLDWPPNLWVGTSVETQSYEFRVDHLREVPAAVRFLSIEPLLGPVAVNLDGIDWVIVGGESGPSCRPVDPESIRAIRDACVDSGTPFFFKQWGGQRPKSNGRLLDGRAWGEYPARSVAASA; encoded by the coding sequence ATGGCTGAATCCTCCATTGAATGGACCGACGCAACCTGGAATCCGACAACTGGATGCGACCAGACTTCGCCGGGCTGCGACAACTGCTACGCGCTCACGATGGCGGCGCGCCTAAAGGCCATGGGGCAGGCAAAGTATCAAGTCGACGGTGGCCCGCGCACCAGCGGGTCTGGCTTCGCCCTGACCATCCACCCCGACACGCTCTCGATCCCGCTCCGCTGGTCCAAGCCGAGGATGATCTTCGTAAACTCGATGAGCGATCTCTTCCACCGCGACGTGCCGGTCACGTTCATCCGCGATGTCTTCGCTGTGATGGCTGAGACGCCGCGCCACACCTACCAGTTGCTCACGAAGCGGTCGAAACGGCTTGGGCAGCTCGCCGATGTGCTCGATTGGCCGCCGAACCTCTGGGTTGGCACTTCGGTCGAGACTCAGAGCTATGAGTTTCGAGTCGATCATCTTCGAGAGGTCCCGGCTGCGGTGCGGTTCTTGTCGATCGAACCGCTGCTCGGTCCGGTGGCGGTGAATCTCGACGGTATCGATTGGGTGATCGTTGGGGGTGAGAGCGGCCCGTCATGCCGGCCTGTCGACCCGGAGAGCATCCGTGCCATTCGTGACGCCTGCGTCGACAGCGGCACGCCGTTCTTCTTCAAGCAGTGGGGTGGCCAGAGACCAAAGTCCAACGGACGGCTCCTTGATGGTCGCGCGTGGGGCGAGTATCCGGCCCGCTCTGTCGCTGCGTCGGCATGA
- a CDS encoding Fic family protein: MSQINAMGPHSWMLLGEARSKCEHLAGAPLQPAVAEELNRVTLIKGAQATTAIEGNTLTEAQVAGLLDGSYEAPPSRHYQEVEVRNLLGALGSIDSQVQDGQYPKLTVDLIRDYNDQVLNGLEEQLNDGTVPGQLRDHSVVVGGYRGAPAEDCEYLLDRLCEWLEGPDFKNEDPSIDFSLMLVRAMMAHLYLAWIHPFGDGNGRTARLVEFLILARSGKVPLPAAHLLSNHYNLTRDQYYRELGRASKTNSIVEFVSYATEGFVDGIRDEIEVVRLQQLQVAWVNFVSEVMSRYPTGKASDRQREVVLAMLPQQWFTQDQIKLITPNVASSYAKGSSKMVARDLNRLTEAGLIRKRRGLEPTYQACVDRMAAFMAPIAATAE, encoded by the coding sequence TTGAGCCAGATCAACGCCATGGGTCCGCATTCGTGGATGTTGCTGGGAGAGGCACGATCGAAGTGCGAGCACTTGGCCGGAGCGCCGCTTCAACCTGCGGTCGCTGAAGAACTCAACCGAGTCACCCTGATCAAGGGTGCCCAAGCGACCACGGCCATCGAAGGCAACACGCTGACCGAAGCGCAGGTTGCTGGGTTGCTCGACGGCTCGTACGAAGCGCCACCGTCGCGGCACTACCAAGAGGTTGAGGTTCGCAACCTTCTGGGTGCACTTGGGTCGATCGATTCACAGGTGCAGGATGGGCAGTACCCGAAGCTGACGGTTGACCTGATTCGTGACTACAACGACCAGGTTCTCAACGGCTTGGAAGAGCAACTGAACGACGGCACCGTTCCCGGCCAGCTCCGGGATCACTCGGTGGTTGTTGGCGGATATCGGGGGGCGCCAGCCGAGGACTGCGAGTACCTCCTTGATCGGCTCTGTGAATGGCTGGAAGGCCCCGACTTCAAGAACGAAGATCCGTCGATCGACTTTTCGTTGATGCTGGTGCGGGCGATGATGGCGCACCTCTACCTGGCATGGATCCACCCGTTTGGCGATGGCAACGGTCGCACGGCCCGTCTCGTGGAGTTCCTCATCCTCGCCAGGTCGGGAAAGGTGCCGCTACCTGCAGCCCACCTGCTGTCGAATCACTACAACCTGACCCGGGACCAGTACTACCGGGAGCTTGGCCGAGCGAGCAAGACCAACAGCATCGTGGAATTTGTTTCCTATGCCACGGAGGGATTCGTCGATGGAATACGCGACGAGATCGAGGTCGTGCGCCTTCAGCAACTCCAAGTCGCCTGGGTCAACTTCGTCAGCGAGGTCATGAGTAGGTACCCAACTGGCAAGGCCAGCGACCGGCAGCGAGAGGTGGTTCTGGCGATGCTGCCACAGCAGTGGTTCACGCAGGATCAGATCAAACTGATCACCCCAAATGTTGCCAGCTCGTACGCGAAGGGGAGTTCGAAGATGGTGGCGAGAGACCTCAATCGTCTGACCGAAGCTGGCCTGATTCGGAAGCGGCGAGGGTTGGAACCCACCTACCAGGCGTGTGTCGACCGGATGGCCGCCTTCATGGCCCCGATAGCGGCTACCGCAGAATGA
- a CDS encoding SAM-dependent DNA methyltransferase — translation MTDSKALVDKLWNYCNVLRDDGLSYGDYVEQLTYLLFLKMSEEQRELGLPDIVPDGLDWPSLLKLSGEALEAHYIRILNELGTTDDMLGVVFRKAQNRIQDPAKLQRLIHDLIDGETWMGLDVDVKGDAYEGLLERNAADTKSGAGQYFTPRALISAMVDVMQPTPDMRICDPACGTGGFFLAAYDYIVKNNPHLDRAQKQHLRSGAFTGWEIVENTARLCAMNMLLHGIETPESDSPIHLDDALRADPGQRFDLVLANPPFGKKSSVTIVNAEGKVDRQDMTVVREDFWASTSNKQLNFVQHMKTLLKIGGQCAVVVPDNVLFEGGAGETVRRKLLHECNVHTLLRLPTGIFYAQGVKANVLFFERKPGSATPWTKDLWIYDLRTNQHFTLKQNPLTRADLDDFVESYRPGDLDERVGTERFKRFSYDDLVARDKASLDIFWLRDESLEDTDNLPPPGVIAAEIVEDLESALEEFRALAESLEGIGIDIEGAKE, via the coding sequence ATGACTGACTCGAAGGCGCTGGTCGACAAGCTGTGGAACTACTGCAACGTCCTGCGGGACGACGGCTTGTCATATGGCGACTACGTGGAGCAGCTCACGTATCTGTTGTTCCTCAAGATGTCCGAGGAGCAGCGTGAGCTGGGGTTGCCCGACATCGTCCCTGACGGGCTCGACTGGCCCTCGCTGCTGAAGCTGTCTGGCGAGGCGCTGGAGGCGCACTACATCCGTATCCTCAACGAGTTGGGCACCACCGACGACATGCTCGGCGTGGTCTTCCGGAAGGCGCAGAACCGGATCCAGGACCCGGCCAAGCTCCAGCGCCTCATCCACGACCTGATTGATGGCGAGACGTGGATGGGCCTGGACGTTGATGTGAAGGGCGACGCCTACGAAGGGCTCCTGGAGCGCAACGCCGCCGACACCAAGTCGGGCGCCGGCCAGTACTTCACGCCTCGGGCGCTGATTTCGGCGATGGTCGACGTGATGCAGCCCACGCCAGATATGCGCATCTGCGACCCGGCGTGCGGCACCGGCGGATTCTTTCTGGCCGCCTACGACTACATCGTCAAGAACAACCCTCACCTGGACCGTGCCCAAAAGCAGCACCTGCGATCGGGTGCTTTCACGGGGTGGGAGATCGTCGAGAACACTGCGCGATTGTGTGCCATGAACATGTTGCTGCACGGCATCGAGACGCCGGAGAGTGACAGCCCGATCCACCTCGACGATGCCCTGCGTGCCGATCCAGGCCAACGGTTCGACCTGGTGCTGGCCAACCCGCCGTTCGGCAAGAAGTCGTCGGTCACCATCGTCAACGCCGAGGGCAAGGTTGACCGGCAGGACATGACGGTGGTGCGCGAGGACTTCTGGGCGTCGACGTCCAACAAGCAGCTCAACTTCGTCCAGCACATGAAGACGCTGCTGAAGATCGGCGGCCAGTGCGCGGTAGTGGTTCCCGACAACGTGCTCTTCGAGGGCGGCGCCGGCGAGACAGTCCGACGCAAGCTGCTGCACGAGTGCAACGTGCACACGCTGCTGCGACTACCCACTGGCATCTTCTACGCCCAGGGCGTGAAGGCCAACGTGTTGTTCTTCGAGCGCAAACCCGGATCGGCAACCCCGTGGACCAAGGACCTGTGGATCTACGACCTGCGCACCAACCAGCACTTCACGCTGAAGCAGAACCCGCTGACCCGCGCCGACCTCGACGACTTCGTCGAGAGCTACCGGCCCGGTGACCTCGACGAACGTGTGGGGACCGAGCGCTTCAAGCGGTTCTCATACGACGACCTGGTCGCTCGCGACAAGGCCAGCCTGGACATCTTCTGGCTGCGAGACGAGAGCCTGGAAGACACCGACAACCTCCCGCCGCCGGGCGTCATCGCTGCCGAGATCGTGGAAGACCTCGAATCAGCGCTCGAAGAGTTTCGGGCGCTCGCCGAGAGCCTCGAAGGCATTGGTATCGACATTGAGGGGGCAAAGGAGTAG